One stretch of Streptomyces sp. 135 DNA includes these proteins:
- a CDS encoding ABC transporter permease: MSTTLADRPRTGKPVGKPGLLHGLTWLVVRQHRTALWLIGAATLLGAAMIVYQRGEMVSMLDRLGWPGKDVNLPNNPEGFQYVSGALGGLPVILGVFLGAPLIAGDQEHGTAQLVTTQSVPRRRWLAAKLIGCLSVVLVSTAVLGALFTWWWEPYREVLPAEWMQGEIFDATGPMPAALSLFLTTCGIAIGMVLRRALPAMTVTFFFSVAVELAWGEFRDRLATPRLFTYPLNADSPAFLDQAVEHDRWIGTADGQLFGWGTCAEQTERATNACIKEHGIVNNVIEYFGYDQMPGMQWTGAGLLLGGTAVVAVFILWWATRRPL, encoded by the coding sequence ATGAGCACCACCCTGGCCGACAGGCCGCGCACCGGAAAGCCCGTCGGGAAGCCGGGTCTGCTGCACGGCCTCACCTGGCTCGTCGTACGCCAGCACCGCACCGCCCTGTGGCTGATCGGCGCCGCGACCCTGCTCGGCGCGGCCATGATCGTCTACCAGCGCGGCGAGATGGTCTCGATGCTGGACCGGCTCGGCTGGCCCGGCAAGGACGTCAACCTTCCCAACAACCCCGAGGGATTCCAGTACGTCTCCGGGGCCCTCGGCGGCCTGCCCGTCATCCTCGGCGTCTTCCTGGGCGCGCCGCTGATCGCGGGCGACCAGGAGCACGGAACCGCCCAGCTGGTCACCACCCAGTCGGTGCCCCGCCGCCGCTGGCTGGCTGCCAAGCTGATCGGCTGCCTCTCCGTGGTGCTGGTGTCCACGGCGGTGCTCGGCGCGCTGTTCACCTGGTGGTGGGAGCCGTACCGCGAGGTCCTCCCCGCGGAGTGGATGCAGGGCGAGATCTTCGACGCCACGGGTCCTATGCCGGCGGCGCTCTCCCTCTTCCTCACCACCTGCGGCATCGCGATCGGCATGGTCCTGCGCCGGGCCCTGCCGGCGATGACGGTGACCTTCTTCTTCTCCGTGGCCGTCGAGCTCGCCTGGGGCGAGTTCCGCGACCGGCTGGCCACCCCGCGCCTGTTCACCTACCCGCTGAACGCCGACAGCCCCGCCTTCCTCGACCAGGCGGTCGAGCACGACCGGTGGATCGGCACCGCGGACGGACAGCTCTTCGGCTGGGGCACCTGCGCCGAGCAGACCGAGCGGGCCACCAACGCCTGCATCAAGGAGCACGGCATCGTCAACAACGTCATCGAGTACTTCGGTTACGACCAGATGCCCGGCATGCAGTGGACCGGCGCGGGCCTGCTGCTCGGCGGCACCGCCGTCGTGGCCGTCTTTATCCTGTGGTGGGCGACGCGGCGGCCCCTCTAG
- a CDS encoding TIGR03557 family F420-dependent LLM class oxidoreductase: MEIGYKLAAEAFGPAELVRQAVLAEEAGFDFVEISDHYHPWLDNQGHSPFAWTVLGSIAAKTSRIGLATGVTCPTVRYHPAIIAQAAATLALLSEGRFVLGVGSGERLNEHVVGQGFPDSVRIRHEMFREALEIIRLLWSGGYRSYEGKHLRLEDARVFDLPEELPLIAVAASGKASTRIAAELGDGLFATEDKPEIVRDYRDAGGSGPRYAEVPMAWAADEHTAARAALDTSRWAVTGWKVMSELPNPVNFDAATTTVREEDILEKFACGTDPARYLEVAQKFVDAGFDRLVMQNAGPDPEGFIDFYQRALDGPMRQLKANGTQR; this comes from the coding sequence GTGGAGATCGGTTACAAGCTGGCCGCCGAGGCGTTCGGTCCGGCAGAGCTGGTGAGGCAGGCGGTGCTCGCCGAGGAAGCGGGCTTCGACTTCGTCGAGATCAGCGACCACTACCATCCCTGGCTCGACAACCAGGGGCATTCGCCCTTCGCGTGGACGGTGCTGGGCAGCATCGCGGCCAAGACCTCCCGGATCGGGCTGGCGACCGGCGTGACATGCCCGACCGTGCGCTACCACCCGGCGATCATCGCCCAGGCGGCCGCGACCCTCGCCCTGTTGTCGGAGGGCCGGTTCGTGCTTGGTGTCGGTTCGGGCGAGCGGCTGAACGAGCACGTGGTCGGGCAGGGCTTCCCGGACTCGGTGCGTATCCGGCACGAGATGTTCAGGGAGGCACTGGAGATCATCCGGCTGCTGTGGAGCGGGGGCTACCGGTCGTACGAGGGCAAGCACCTGCGGCTGGAGGACGCTCGGGTGTTCGACCTGCCCGAGGAGCTGCCTCTGATCGCGGTGGCCGCCAGCGGCAAGGCGTCCACGCGGATCGCCGCGGAGCTGGGCGACGGGCTGTTCGCCACGGAGGACAAGCCGGAGATCGTCCGGGACTACCGTGACGCCGGTGGCAGTGGCCCGCGCTACGCGGAGGTGCCGATGGCCTGGGCGGCCGACGAGCACACCGCGGCGAGGGCGGCCCTGGACACGTCCCGGTGGGCGGTGACCGGCTGGAAGGTCATGAGCGAGCTGCCCAATCCGGTCAACTTCGACGCCGCGACCACGACGGTGCGGGAGGAGGACATCCTGGAGAAGTTCGCCTGCGGCACGGACCCCGCCCGGTATCTGGAAGTGGCGCAGAAGTTCGTCGACGCGGGCTTCGACAGGCTGGTCATGCAGAACGCGGGGCCCGATCCGGAGGGCTTCATCGACTTCTACCAGCGCGCGCTCGACGGGCCCATGCGGCAGCTGAAGGCGAACGGCACGCAGCGCTGA
- a CDS encoding GntR family transcriptional regulator, protein MGTVVEFRIDRRSGVATYLQIVRQVEQALRMGALVEGDRLPTAAQVAAATKVNPNTTLKAYRELERAGLAEVRQGAGTFITRSLASPQAGPDSPLQTALAEWMRQARSEGLTGQDVTALFEAVRAATFEAATQD, encoded by the coding sequence GTGGGGACAGTGGTCGAATTCCGTATCGACCGGCGCAGCGGCGTGGCCACGTATCTGCAAATCGTGCGGCAGGTCGAACAGGCCCTGCGCATGGGCGCCTTGGTGGAGGGCGACCGGCTGCCCACCGCGGCCCAGGTCGCGGCGGCGACCAAGGTCAACCCGAATACGACGCTCAAGGCGTACCGCGAGCTGGAGCGCGCCGGCCTCGCCGAGGTCCGCCAGGGAGCGGGCACGTTCATCACCCGCTCCCTCGCCAGCCCCCAGGCCGGGCCCGACTCACCGCTGCAGACCGCGCTGGCGGAATGGATGCGGCAGGCGCGGTCGGAGGGGCTCACAGGGCAGGACGTGACGGCGCTGTTCGAGGCGGTCCGCGCGGCGACGTTCGAAGCCGCCACCCAGGACTGA
- a CDS encoding MFS transporter yields MTASLTPPKSRRQLILAVLMLCSLVIWLDNTVLSTTLETLADPVRGLNADPAELQWATGSYTLAFATLMFTAGALGDRFGHRTVLVTGLVVFAGSSLWAAYAGDAGQLIAARAAMGLGSALIMPANLAILMWTFSGPARTTAIAVSSTSAGVGMAAGPVLAGLLLDHFWWGSVFLVNVPVVALALIGIAMLVPNFRSPVRRPLDPAGMLLSISGLAALAYGLIRAGQVAAWSHADVWAPIAAGLVLLTAFVLVELRIKSPSFDPRLLAQRAFGGGNAALGLLLFAMAAVTFYSAFYLQGARGFSPMEAGLATLPTALGAVLGATLGARLVRRWSLRPVCVPALTVAALSMGAYGVLGLQTPLVWIEIVLLVQGLSIGMVIGPVTAAMISSLPLAQAGAGSAVTNTVRQTGSVVGIAVGGTIMSIVYRRAIDPSLSEVPGPVRDRARVSAEQARHVAAATDRPTLVHAADDAFVHAMHVGAVWVMLVALVGAAVLVTALRPTGKPTEAAQEPTMSESGAGSNAL; encoded by the coding sequence ATGACCGCGTCCTTGACGCCGCCGAAGTCCAGGCGGCAGTTGATCCTTGCCGTGCTCATGTTGTGCTCGCTGGTGATCTGGCTGGACAACACCGTCCTGAGCACCACCTTGGAGACCCTCGCGGATCCCGTCCGGGGGCTGAATGCCGATCCGGCCGAACTCCAGTGGGCCACGGGCTCGTACACTCTGGCCTTCGCCACCTTGATGTTCACCGCCGGCGCACTGGGTGACCGCTTCGGCCATCGGACCGTGCTCGTGACGGGACTGGTCGTCTTCGCCGGGTCCTCGCTGTGGGCGGCGTACGCGGGCGACGCAGGTCAGCTGATCGCCGCTCGAGCCGCGATGGGTCTGGGCAGCGCGCTGATCATGCCCGCCAATTTGGCCATTCTCATGTGGACGTTCAGCGGGCCCGCGCGGACAACCGCGATCGCCGTTTCCTCGACGTCCGCCGGTGTCGGAATGGCCGCGGGACCGGTGCTGGCGGGATTGCTTCTCGACCATTTCTGGTGGGGTTCGGTCTTTCTGGTCAATGTCCCGGTCGTGGCCCTTGCGCTGATCGGTATCGCCATGCTGGTCCCCAATTTCCGCAGCCCCGTCCGGCGGCCGCTGGACCCGGCCGGGATGTTGCTGTCGATCAGCGGCCTCGCGGCCTTGGCCTACGGGCTGATCCGTGCGGGGCAGGTGGCCGCCTGGAGCCATGCGGATGTCTGGGCGCCGATCGCCGCCGGACTGGTCCTGCTGACCGCTTTCGTACTCGTCGAACTCCGGATCAAGTCGCCGAGCTTCGATCCCCGCCTGCTCGCGCAACGCGCATTCGGTGGCGGCAACGCGGCCCTCGGCCTGCTCCTCTTCGCCATGGCCGCCGTCACCTTCTACAGCGCGTTCTATCTGCAGGGCGCGCGCGGCTTCTCGCCGATGGAGGCGGGCCTGGCCACTCTCCCCACCGCCCTCGGAGCGGTCCTGGGGGCGACCCTCGGCGCGCGTCTGGTCCGCCGCTGGTCGCTGCGCCCCGTCTGCGTGCCGGCCCTCACCGTGGCGGCGCTGAGCATGGGCGCGTACGGGGTGCTCGGACTGCAGACCCCGCTCGTCTGGATCGAGATCGTGCTGTTGGTCCAGGGTCTCTCGATCGGCATGGTGATCGGTCCGGTGACGGCAGCGATGATCAGCTCACTGCCGTTGGCGCAGGCCGGGGCCGGGTCGGCCGTCACCAACACCGTGCGGCAGACCGGCAGCGTGGTCGGGATCGCGGTGGGCGGCACGATCATGTCGATCGTGTACCGGCGCGCGATCGATCCCTCGCTGAGCGAGGTACCCGGGCCGGTACGGGACCGGGCGCGGGTCTCCGCCGAACAGGCCCGGCATGTCGCCGCCGCGACGGACCGGCCCACCCTCGTGCACGCTGCGGACGACGCGTTCGTTCACGCCATGCACGTCGGCGCGGTCTGGGTCATGCTCGTCGCACTCGTCGGAGCGGCGGTGCTCGTGACGGCCCTGCGCCCCACCGGAAAGCCTACGGAAGCCGCGCAGGAGCCGACCATGAGCGAGTCCGGCGCCGGTAGTAATGCACTGTGA
- a CDS encoding lytic polysaccharide monooxygenase auxiliary activity family 9 protein: MDKKRKIAAAIGAGMAPVLALTLPTGSASAHGYVNAPASRQAQCAARTVPCGDIKYEPQSVEGPKGLRSCSGGNARFAELDNDAKGWKVSDVSRTQTFTWTFTARHRTANYEYFVDGTKVATIDGGNQQPPATVSHQVNLGNFTGRHKVLAVWNIGDTSNAFYACIDVNIR; encoded by the coding sequence ATGGACAAGAAGCGGAAGATCGCCGCGGCGATCGGTGCCGGAATGGCACCGGTCCTCGCCCTCACCCTGCCGACCGGTTCGGCCAGCGCACACGGGTACGTCAACGCTCCCGCGAGCCGGCAGGCGCAGTGTGCCGCGCGCACGGTGCCCTGCGGCGACATCAAGTACGAACCGCAGAGCGTCGAGGGGCCCAAGGGCCTGCGCAGTTGCAGCGGCGGCAACGCCCGGTTCGCGGAACTGGACAATGACGCCAAGGGCTGGAAGGTCAGCGACGTCAGCAGGACGCAGACCTTCACCTGGACGTTCACCGCCCGGCACCGCACCGCGAACTACGAGTACTTCGTCGACGGCACCAAGGTCGCCACCATCGACGGCGGCAACCAGCAGCCACCGGCGACCGTCTCGCACCAGGTCAACCTCGGCAACTTCACCGGCAGGCACAAGGTCCTCGCGGTGTGGAACATCGGCGACACGTCCAACGCCTTCTACGCGTGCATCGACGTCAACATCCGCTGA
- a CDS encoding DUF2199 domain-containing protein, producing MNHTAEAPAVWDPAFVGADDCLLSSDQCMVRGQHYFVKGLIEIPVVDSDEVFSWGVWVSLSRENFARAADLWDSPDREAEQPYFGWLTTDLPVYSPTTLDLKTHVHTRPVGERPYVELEPTDHPLAVEQRTGITLDRVREIAAAVLHAGSGQRW from the coding sequence ATGAACCACACGGCCGAGGCCCCGGCCGTGTGGGATCCGGCCTTCGTCGGCGCCGATGACTGCCTGCTCTCATCGGACCAGTGCATGGTCCGCGGGCAGCACTACTTCGTCAAGGGGCTGATCGAGATACCGGTCGTCGACAGCGACGAGGTGTTTTCCTGGGGTGTATGGGTCTCGCTCAGCCGTGAGAACTTCGCCCGAGCCGCGGATCTGTGGGACAGCCCCGACCGCGAGGCGGAGCAGCCGTACTTCGGCTGGCTCACCACCGACCTGCCGGTCTACTCCCCCACGACCCTCGACCTGAAAACGCATGTCCACACCCGCCCGGTCGGTGAACGCCCCTACGTCGAGCTTGAGCCCACCGACCATCCCCTCGCCGTCGAACAGCGCACGGGGATCACTCTCGACCGCGTGCGGGAGATCGCGGCGGCCGTACTCCACGCAGGCAGTGGTCAGCGGTGGTGA
- a CDS encoding YncE family protein, with amino-acid sequence MATRRTVLKAAGAGPLAGALTAPAADASRAAEADVLVVVEKSGHAVGFYDTTSGQRLRTVPLPDHPHEMVVDSRRRFAYVGHYGVRMSSAIGEGGAAVFVIDLAERSLARTIDVRPFNRVHGMGIDRHDRLYALSEEKAVLLGFDDPATDVAPTRAVPTNGVKTHLFTLSRDGERAYVTGLLSHTVSLVRPHDASVPPLLATPGQLPESSCLSRDEKTLFVGARKSSSLVALDARTLKVRRRRDVGGDPLRVYTLDDERLLVADIAADTLTVWSTDLRRIRSLELDGTPAAVSLHPTSSLAYVSLLGANRVAVVDLDRLAVVGGFGTGLEPDSSVLLPGTP; translated from the coding sequence GTGGCGACGCGTCGAACGGTGCTCAAAGCGGCAGGTGCGGGACCCCTGGCAGGCGCCCTGACCGCGCCCGCCGCGGACGCGTCACGGGCGGCGGAGGCCGACGTCCTGGTCGTGGTGGAGAAGAGCGGCCACGCGGTCGGCTTCTACGACACCACGTCGGGGCAGCGCCTGCGGACCGTCCCCCTGCCCGACCACCCGCACGAGATGGTCGTCGACTCGCGCCGACGGTTCGCCTATGTGGGGCACTACGGCGTGCGCATGTCCTCCGCCATCGGCGAGGGCGGCGCCGCGGTGTTCGTCATCGACCTGGCCGAGCGCTCCCTGGCCCGCACCATCGACGTCCGGCCGTTCAACCGCGTCCACGGCATGGGCATCGACCGACACGACCGGCTGTACGCCCTGAGCGAGGAGAAGGCGGTGCTGCTCGGTTTCGACGACCCGGCCACCGACGTGGCACCGACCCGGGCGGTGCCCACGAATGGAGTGAAGACCCATCTGTTCACACTCAGCCGCGACGGCGAACGCGCCTACGTCACCGGCCTCCTGTCACACACGGTCAGCCTCGTGCGCCCCCACGACGCCTCCGTGCCGCCGCTGCTTGCGACCCCCGGCCAACTGCCCGAGAGCAGTTGCCTGAGCCGGGACGAGAAGACCCTGTTCGTCGGAGCCCGCAAGAGTTCCTCGCTGGTGGCCCTCGACGCCCGCACCCTGAAAGTCCGGCGGCGCCGCGACGTCGGCGGAGACCCCCTGCGCGTCTACACCCTCGACGACGAGCGGCTGCTGGTGGCGGACATCGCCGCCGACACCCTCACCGTGTGGAGCACCGACCTGCGCCGGATCCGCTCCCTGGAACTCGACGGAACACCGGCCGCCGTCTCACTGCACCCGACCAGTTCCCTGGCCTACGTATCTCTGCTGGGCGCCAATCGGGTCGCCGTGGTCGACCTGGACCGGCTCGCCGTCGTCGGGGGCTTCGGGACGGGACTGGAGCCCGACTCCTCCGTGCTTCTGCCGGGCACGCCGTGA
- a CDS encoding FG-GAP-like repeat-containing protein: MRSGSVRTRRWTLAWFLVTALSVMAALLAPPRTATAAASGADTPVNLLNVHSGRCMEVENSSSADGARIRQWDCDGQPGARWLLRPSATSSDAVNIVNAHSGKCLAVRTDAPQGGTSAPRVEQWGCAGSPGVDFVLDSRAEFAWILSMATTPTRCLEVENSSERRGAPIVLSTCANQKGIAFQQRPDRTGNDIRRDDLFALYGYDNSAASLFRFPANSAGGFETPDVAWHSPADTWNSALSHVTAGDFNGDGRRDVALLRGQADASIALLTMLGTAGGGYAAPFKSWERPPGNWWGAAVQLTAGDYDGDGRDEVMALYGYDDGSAALFRFRTTAEGAFQVPSTPWKAPAGTWNFAQSRLTTGDFDADGRQDVVLFKGTADGAAELLTLTGTADGGLGAPLKSWQRPPGNWWGSHTKLTAGDYDGNGSDELVAMYGYDDGSVSLFRFATTPDGGFQIPTVPWSSPPGTWRFSHSHLVSGDYDTDGRRDIALFKSTADGAATLLTLSGTADGRLAGPHTSWQRPPGNWWGDHVRLT, from the coding sequence ATGCGCAGTGGGAGTGTCCGTACACGCCGATGGACGCTCGCGTGGTTCCTCGTCACCGCTCTGTCCGTCATGGCCGCCCTGCTGGCACCGCCGAGGACCGCGACGGCCGCGGCTTCCGGGGCCGACACACCGGTCAACCTCCTCAACGTCCACAGCGGCAGGTGCATGGAGGTGGAGAACTCCTCCAGCGCCGACGGGGCGAGGATCCGGCAGTGGGACTGCGACGGCCAGCCCGGCGCACGGTGGCTGCTCCGCCCCTCGGCCACCTCCTCCGACGCGGTCAACATCGTGAACGCGCACAGCGGCAAATGCCTGGCGGTACGCACGGACGCGCCTCAGGGCGGCACATCGGCGCCGCGTGTCGAGCAGTGGGGCTGCGCCGGCTCGCCGGGGGTCGACTTCGTGCTCGACAGCCGTGCGGAGTTCGCGTGGATCCTCTCCATGGCGACCACGCCGACACGCTGCCTGGAAGTGGAGAACTCCTCCGAGCGCCGGGGCGCCCCCATCGTGCTGTCGACGTGCGCGAACCAGAAAGGGATCGCCTTCCAGCAACGGCCGGACCGCACCGGCAACGACATCCGGCGCGACGACCTCTTCGCCCTGTACGGGTACGACAACTCGGCGGCCTCGCTGTTCCGCTTCCCCGCGAACAGCGCGGGCGGGTTCGAGACCCCCGACGTGGCATGGCACTCCCCCGCCGACACCTGGAACTCCGCCCTGAGCCATGTCACCGCCGGGGACTTCAACGGAGACGGCCGCCGCGACGTGGCACTGCTGCGCGGCCAAGCCGACGCCTCCATCGCTCTGTTGACGATGCTCGGCACCGCCGGCGGCGGGTACGCCGCCCCGTTCAAGTCGTGGGAACGACCGCCCGGCAACTGGTGGGGCGCCGCCGTGCAACTGACCGCGGGCGACTACGACGGCGACGGCCGCGACGAGGTCATGGCCCTGTACGGCTACGACGACGGCAGCGCCGCCCTGTTCCGCTTCCGCACCACCGCCGAGGGCGCCTTCCAGGTGCCCTCGACTCCCTGGAAGGCGCCGGCCGGCACCTGGAACTTCGCCCAGAGCCGGCTCACCACGGGCGACTTCGACGCGGACGGGCGCCAGGACGTCGTCCTGTTCAAAGGCACCGCGGACGGCGCCGCCGAACTGCTCACCCTCACCGGCACGGCGGACGGCGGCCTCGGCGCACCGCTCAAGTCCTGGCAGCGGCCGCCGGGCAACTGGTGGGGCAGCCACACGAAGCTGACCGCCGGGGACTACGACGGCAATGGCAGCGACGAGTTGGTCGCGATGTACGGGTACGACGACGGATCGGTCTCCCTGTTCCGCTTCGCGACCACCCCCGACGGCGGTTTCCAGATACCCACCGTGCCCTGGAGCTCCCCGCCCGGCACCTGGAGGTTCTCCCACAGCCACCTCGTCTCCGGCGACTACGACACGGACGGGCGGCGGGACATCGCGCTGTTCAAGAGCACGGCGGACGGGGCGGCCACGCTGCTCACCCTGTCCGGCACCGCCGACGGCAGACTCGCCGGACCGCACACCTCCTGGCAGCGGCCACCGGGCAACTGGTGGGGAGACCACGTGCGACTGACCTGA
- a CDS encoding ABC transporter ATP-binding protein, whose translation MTPADNTEAGDPSSATALEARGLGKRYRRGWALRDCSFRLPAGRICGLVGPNGAGKSTLLGLATRLVTPTEGVLRVFGVPVEDPAAMPRFAFLSQDKPLFKRFTVAETLRMGAELNPGWDMAAAERIVRAGPVPMDAKVGTLSGGQRTRVAFALAFGKRPDLLLLDEPMADLDPLARDEMSSLLLSEAVERGTTVVMSSHVLAELEDMCDYLLVIADGRLRMAGDTDELVPAHALVTGLAPDGKPPADLTPHTVVEFRASGRQFRALLRPHGPLAPDWEVSEPSLEEVLLAHLRSPGTEPLFTRAARIEAEGTHAA comes from the coding sequence ATGACCCCTGCCGACAACACCGAGGCCGGCGACCCCTCGAGCGCCACCGCGCTGGAGGCCCGCGGCCTGGGCAAGCGCTACCGACGGGGCTGGGCGCTGCGCGACTGCTCCTTCCGGCTGCCCGCCGGGCGGATCTGCGGCCTCGTCGGCCCCAACGGTGCGGGAAAGAGCACCCTGTTGGGGCTCGCGACCCGCCTGGTGACCCCGACCGAGGGCGTACTGCGCGTCTTCGGCGTGCCGGTGGAGGACCCGGCCGCGATGCCCCGGTTCGCGTTCCTCTCGCAGGACAAGCCGCTGTTCAAGCGGTTCACCGTGGCGGAGACCCTGCGGATGGGCGCCGAGCTGAACCCCGGCTGGGACATGGCCGCGGCGGAGCGGATCGTCCGGGCGGGGCCGGTGCCCATGGACGCCAAGGTCGGCACGCTCTCCGGCGGTCAGCGCACCCGCGTCGCGTTCGCCCTCGCCTTCGGCAAGCGGCCCGATCTCCTGCTGCTCGACGAGCCGATGGCCGACCTCGACCCGCTGGCCCGCGACGAGATGAGTTCCCTGCTGCTGTCCGAGGCCGTCGAGCGCGGTACGACGGTGGTGATGTCCTCCCACGTGCTGGCCGAGCTGGAGGACATGTGCGACTACCTCCTGGTCATCGCGGACGGCCGGCTCCGGATGGCCGGCGACACCGACGAACTGGTCCCGGCCCACGCCCTGGTGACCGGACTCGCGCCCGACGGCAAGCCGCCCGCGGACCTCACCCCGCACACGGTGGTCGAATTCCGGGCCTCCGGCCGCCAGTTCCGTGCCCTCCTGCGCCCCCACGGCCCGCTCGCCCCGGACTGGGAGGTCTCCGAGCCCAGCCTGGAGGAAGTCCTGCTCGCCCACCTGCGCTCACCGGGCACGGAACCGCTGTTCACCCGAGCCGCCCGTATCGAGGCCGAAGGAACCCACGCCGCATGA
- a CDS encoding DUF6629 family protein — protein sequence MCWSATADLVAGTGIAAVGVVSVALAARRPRDLPLAALPLLLGAHQIIESAVWRNDGGTGPATLAWAAIALPLLALWVPAGVLCAAPRAARRRLVIPLTAGAGAAVVLSYALATRTVTADIRGHTVGYALGLPRPELIVVAYLLATIGSLLLSGDRGLVLFGVLVAVGAAVCVALWRQEYISTWCAFAAVSSVLLLRWVARRRPPDRKR from the coding sequence ATGTGCTGGAGCGCGACGGCCGATCTCGTGGCGGGTACGGGCATCGCCGCCGTGGGGGTCGTCAGTGTGGCCCTCGCGGCCCGGCGACCCCGTGACCTGCCGTTGGCGGCGCTTCCGCTGCTCCTCGGAGCCCATCAGATCATCGAGTCCGCGGTCTGGCGCAACGACGGCGGCACGGGGCCCGCCACCCTCGCCTGGGCCGCGATCGCGCTCCCGCTGCTCGCGCTGTGGGTTCCGGCGGGTGTGCTGTGCGCGGCGCCGCGGGCCGCCCGCCGCCGTCTGGTGATTCCGCTCACCGCGGGGGCCGGGGCGGCGGTGGTGCTCTCGTACGCACTGGCGACCCGCACCGTGACGGCCGACATCCGCGGCCACACGGTCGGATACGCCCTGGGGCTGCCGCGGCCGGAACTGATCGTCGTCGCCTACCTGCTCGCCACCATCGGCTCGCTGCTCCTGTCCGGCGACCGCGGCCTCGTCCTGTTCGGCGTGCTGGTCGCGGTCGGGGCCGCGGTGTGCGTGGCGCTGTGGCGCCAGGAGTACATCTCCACGTGGTGCGCGTTCGCCGCCGTGTCCTCGGTGCTCCTGCTGCGCTGGGTCGCAAGGCGTCGTCCGCCGGACCGGAAGCGGTAG
- a CDS encoding polysaccharide deacetylase family protein, whose protein sequence is MARHGGGRSWYGKMIGAALGVTVLATGASVWTAQAGVTGDSSPKASAPAAPGSDVKRVAATIAHASEKGARGINLTIDDGPDPVWTPQVLDVLREYDVKATFCMVGTQAQAHPDLVKKVVAAGHRLCDHTVSHDTAMDKDSQAYQSRQILDAERMITKASGGVRPMYYRAPGGAFTPYSRKLAASRGMRPLGWNVDTKDFERPGTDAIVATVERELPNGPTLLFHDAGGDRTQTVEALRRLLPRLKEQGHAFGFPVR, encoded by the coding sequence ATGGCACGGCACGGTGGCGGGCGCAGCTGGTACGGCAAGATGATCGGCGCGGCGCTCGGGGTGACGGTGCTCGCCACCGGTGCCTCGGTGTGGACCGCGCAGGCCGGTGTCACGGGCGATTCGTCACCGAAGGCGAGCGCACCGGCCGCGCCGGGCAGTGACGTCAAGCGGGTCGCGGCGACCATCGCGCACGCCTCGGAGAAGGGGGCGCGCGGCATCAACCTCACCATCGACGACGGCCCCGACCCGGTATGGACCCCTCAAGTGCTCGACGTGCTGCGGGAGTACGACGTGAAGGCCACGTTCTGCATGGTGGGGACGCAGGCGCAGGCCCACCCGGACCTGGTGAAGAAGGTGGTCGCGGCCGGGCACCGGCTGTGCGATCACACGGTGTCGCACGACACCGCCATGGACAAGGACTCCCAGGCCTACCAGTCACGGCAGATACTCGACGCCGAGCGCATGATCACCAAGGCGTCCGGGGGCGTGCGGCCGATGTACTACCGGGCGCCCGGCGGGGCGTTCACCCCGTACAGCCGCAAGCTCGCCGCGTCCCGGGGCATGCGCCCGCTGGGCTGGAACGTGGACACCAAGGACTTCGAGCGTCCGGGTACGGACGCCATCGTCGCCACCGTCGAGCGGGAGCTGCCCAACGGACCGACGCTCCTCTTCCACGACGCGGGCGGTGACCGTACGCAGACCGTCGAGGCCCTGCGCCGGCTCCTCCCCCGGCTCAAGGAGCAGGGCCACGCCTTCGGCTTCCCGGTGCGCTGA